From a region of the Chrysemys picta bellii isolate R12L10 chromosome 7, ASM1138683v2, whole genome shotgun sequence genome:
- the LOC101951632 gene encoding transmembrane emp24 domain-containing protein 10-like: MRVPRPGPGLLGPLLLPLLLAGGCGALSFQLPAQTRKCLKEEMHRDVMVTGEYEVSEAGAPGARTDLRVTDSSGHLLYSKEDAKKGKFAFTTDDYEIYEICFESHAQSVGFRVPDQLITLNVKHGVEARNYEDIAKAEKLKPLEVDLRRLEDLSESIVKDFAYMKQREEEMRDTNESTSTRVLYFSIFSMLCLVGLATWQVCYLRRFFKAKKLIE, encoded by the exons ATGCGGGTGCCCCGGCCgggccccggactcctgggtcccctgctgctgccgctgctgctggccGGCGGGTGCGGGGCGCTCTCGTTCCAGCTGCCGGCGCAGACCCGCAAGTGCCTGAAAGAGGAGATGCACCGCGACGTCATGGTGACCGGGGAATATGAGGTGTCAGAGGCCGGGGCGCCGGGGGCCAGGACCGATCTCCGG gtgaCAGACTCCTCCGGCCACCTGCTCTACTCCAAGGAAGATGCCAAGAAGGGCAAATTCGCCTTCACCACAGACGACTATGAGATCTACGAGATCTGCTTCGAGAGCCACGCCCAGTCGG tgggTTTCCGAGTTCCTGACCAGCTGATCACCCTCAATGTCAAACATGGGGTGGAGGCCCGGAACTATGAAGAC attGCCAAGGCAGAGAAGCTGAAGCCCCTGGAGGTAGATCTGCGACGTCTCGAGGACCTTTCTGAATCCATCGTCAAGGACTTTGCCTACATGAAGCAGCGGGAGGAGGAAATGAGGGACACAAATG AGTCCACCAGCACCCGTGTGCTCTACTTCAGCATCTTCTCCATGCTGTGTCTGGTGGGCCTGGCCACCTGGCAAGTCTGTTACCTGCGCCGCTTCTTCAAGGCCAAGAAGCTTATCGAGTGA